Within Actinosynnema pretiosum, the genomic segment CTGCTCACCGCCCTGGACCGCCTCGCCACCACCCCGGACCTGCTGGTGTGCGACGGCCAGGGCCTGGCCCACCCGCGCCGGTTCGGCCTGGCCTGCCACCTGGGCGTCCTGGCCGACCTGCCGAGCGTGGGCGTCGCCAAGACCCCCATGGGCCACTTCGAGCGGCCCGGCCCGGCGCGCGGGGCGTCCACCGACCTGCTCGACGGCGGCGAGGTCGTCGGCCGGGCCCTGCGCACCCGCGCGGGCGTGAAACCGGTCTTCGTGTCCGTCGGCCACCGCGTCGACCTGGACCGCGCGTGCGCGGAGGTGCTGCGGCTGTGCCGGGACTACCGCCTCCCCGAGACCACCCGCCGCGCCGACGCCCTGGGCAGGCGCCACCTCCGCTAGCGCGCTACCGCAGGTGCTCCAGCTCGGGGTGCCTGCGGGCGTAGGCGTCCAGCAGGTCGCGGGCCACCGCCACCGAGTCCACCAGCGGGTGCAGCGCGAACGCCTTCAGCGCGGCGGCCCTGGTGCCCTCGGCCACCAGCCGGTCCACCGCCTTGACCGAGCGCACCAGCCCGGCCGCGTGGTCCGGCAGCTGGCTCACCGGCTTCGGCCTCGCCCCGCGCCCGTCCACCGCGCACGGCACCTCCACGATCGCGTCGCCGTCCACCGCGGACAGCGCGGAGCCGTTGCGCACGTTCAGGATCAGCTCGGTCCGCTCGTCCCGCGCGAGCGCGTTCATCAGCGCGAGCGCCACGTGCTCGTACCCGCCGCCCTCCACCGAGTCCCGCTCCCGGCCCTCGGCCATGTAGGTGCTCTCGCGCTCCAGCCGCGTGGTCTCCCAGTCGACCTCGCCCGCGTAGAACCGCTCCTGCTGCCGCAGCAGGAACGCCCCGCGCTCGCCGCCGAACGACTCCCGCGTCGAGTAGTAGTAGTGCAGGTACTCGTTGGGCACCATCCCCAGCGCGCGCAACCACTCCGCGCCGAACAGCCTGCCCTCCTCGAACCCCGCCAACCGGTCCGAGGCGAGCAGCCCCGGCAGCAGGTCCCGCCCGTCGACCCGGACGGCCTGCAACCAGCCGAGGTGGTTCAGCCCGGCGTAGTCGAACTCGGCCCCGGTCACCCCGAGCGCCTTCGCGACCCGGTTGCACAGCCCCACCGGCGAGTCGCAGATCCCGATCACCCGCTCGCCCAGCCGCTCCGCCATCACCTCGGTGATCAGCCCGGCGGGGTTGGTGAAGTTCACGACCCACGCGTCGGGCGCGACCGCCGCGATCCGCTCGGCGATCCGCCGCGCGACCGGGACCGTGCGCAGCCCGTAGGCGATCCCGCCCGCCCCGACCGTCTCCTGCCCGACGACGCCGTGGGCGCGGGCGATGCCCTCGTCGGCGGCCCGGCCCGCCAGCCCGCCGACCCGCACCGCCGAGAACACGAAGTCCGCGCCGCGCAGCGCCTCGTCCAGGTCGGTCGTCGCGCGCAGCCGGGGTCCGCCGACCAGCACCCGGCGGATCGCCTCCAACCGGTCCGCGTCGACGTCGTGCAGCACCAGCTCGTCGACCAGGTCACCGCCCACCAGCGCCTTGTGCACCAGCGGCACGCGGAACCCGCCACCGCCCAGGATCACCAGCCTCATGCGCCCCATCCTGCCTCGCGCCGCGAAGCGGTGCGAAGCCACCGACCGCGGCACCGGGGCCGGCGCCCCAGCCCGGCAGGTCTTCCCCTTCCGCCCAAAGGGCGTCCCGGTTCCGGTGTGATCAGGTCAGCGCAGCGCGTCGATCCCGGCCACCAGCTCGGCCTTGAGCGCGTCGGGCGCGAAGCTCGCCGCGACCGCCGACGCCGCCAGGTCCGCCAGCCCCGCCCGCCCCAGGCCGAACCGCTCGTGGCACAGCAGGTACTCGCGGTTCAGGTCGGTGTGGAACATGCCGGGGTCGTCGGTGGCCAGCGCGACCGGCACACCCGCCGCGAGCAGCGCGGGCAGCGGGTGCTCGGCCAGCGACCGCACCGCGCCCGTGCGCAGGTTCGACGTGGGGCAGACCTCCAGCGCGATCCCGCGCTCCGCCAGGTGCCGCAGCAGCTCCGGGTCGCGCGCGGCCGACGTGCCGTGCCCGATCCGCTCCGCCCCCAGCTCCCGCACCGCCGCCCACACCTCGTCCGGCCCGGTGGTCTCGCCCGCGTGCGGCACGCTGCGCAGCCCGGCGTCGCGGGCCATCGCGAACGCCTCGCGGAACCTCGCGCGCGGCGCGTCGGCCTCGAACCCGCCGATGCCGAACCCGACGCTGCCCTCGGGCCGGTGCTCCACGGCGTAGCGGGCGCTGGTCAGGCCGAAGTCGCCGTCCCACAGGCCCGGCACGTCGAACACCCAGGCCAGCTCCACCCCGTGCTCGGACCTGGCGCGCTCGCGGCCCTCCTCCAGCGCGGCGGTCAGCTCGGCGGCGGGGACGCCCGCGCGCAGGTGGCTGCTCGCGCTGACCGTCACCTCGGTGTAGCGCACGTTCCGCGCGGCCTGCTCGCGCGCCAGGCCCAGCACCAGGTCCCGGACGTCGGCCCCGGTGGTGACCAGGTCGCTGACCTTGCCGTAGACGTCGATGAAGTGCCCGAAGTCGGTGAACTCGTAGAAGTCCAGCAGCTCGGCCTCGTCGGTGGGCACCGGGCCGTCCGGGTGGCGGCGGGCCAGCGACAGGACCGTGGCGGGGGAGGCGGAGCCGACCAGGTGGACGTGCAGCTCGACCTTGGGCAGTGCGGCGATGAAGGAGCGCATGGTGCCCCCGAGCCTAGGTCAACCGCTCCTGCGGTCCATTGTGGACTTCGGGTTCCCTTGACACCCCGCGCGCGGTACCGGGAGGGTCGGCCTACCTGAGTCCTGCGACGTGGATGGGGGTGTGCGGTGCGAGGTTCGTGGAGAGCCGCCGGTCTGGCCGCTGTGCTGGCGCTGCCGCTGGGGGTCGTTCCTGCCGCTGCGGCCGAGGAGGGGCCGGTCTTCGTGGACGGCGAGGCCCAGCCGGTGTTCAGCGCCTCGGACGTGGTGCGCGAGAGCCTGTGGGTGCGGGCGCCCGTCGACAGCGACCGCGACGGGCTCGACGACGAGGTCTACACCGAGGTGGTGCGGCAGCGGGCCACCGAGCGCGGGCTCAAGGTGCCCGTGGTGTTCCTGCCCAGCCCCTACTACTCCGGCGGCAACGACGTCGACAACCACGACGTGGACGTCGAGCTGCACGTGCCGGGCGAGCGCGGGTCCGGTGCGCCGCTGCGGGCCCGCACCGACGAGCGGATCGCGGCGGCGGTCGGGCCGAACGCCGCGCCGATCACCTCGACCCGGTACGAGTCGTACTTCGTCTCGCGCGGGTTCGCCGTGGTCTACGCCGAGTCGCTGGGCACCGGCAAGTCCACCGGCTGCCCGACCTCCGGCGGTCGCAACGAGACCACCGGCATGAGGTCGGTCGTGGACTGGCTCAACGGCCGCACCTCCGCGCGCGACGCCTCGGGCGCCGCCGTCTCGGCGGCCTGGAGCACCGGTAAGACCGCGATGATGGGCACCTCCTACAACGGGACGCTGCCGAACGCGGTCGCGGCCACCGGGGTGCGCGGGCTGGAGACGATCGTGCCGATCGCGGCGATCTCCAGCTGGTACGACTACTACCGCGCGGGCGGGGCGGTCGTCGCGCCCGGCGGGTACCAGGGCGAGGACGCCGACGTGCTCGCCGAGTACGTGCACACCCGCGCCGACCGGTCGGCGTGCGCGCCGGTGCTCGCCGAGCTGACCCGCGAGCAGGACCGGGTGACGGGCGACTTCACCCCGTTCTGGCAGGAGCGGGACTACGTTAAGGACGCGCCGCTGGTGCGGGCCTCGGTGCTCGCGGTGCACGGGCTCAACGACTGGAACGTCAAGGTCGGGCAGGTCGCGCGGTGGTACGAGGCGCTCAAGCTCAACGGGGTCGAGCACAAGATCTGGCTGCACCAGTCCGGGCACACCGACCCGGACACGCTGCGGTCCGCGCAGTGGCGGCGCACGCTCAACCGGTGGTTCAGCCACTACCTCTACGACGTCGACAACGGGGTGGAGCGCGAGCCGAGGTCGACGGTGCAGCGCGAGGACCGCAGCTGGGTCGACGAGGCCGAGTGGCCCGCGCCGGGGACCGCGCCCGCGCGGCTGAACCCGTGGGTCGGCGGCGGGACCAAGGGGGTGCTGCGCACCGACGCGATGCCCGGCCGGCCGCTGGTGGAGGAGCTGCGCGACGACGCGGGGAAGTCCGTTGAGCAGCTGGTGGACCTGCCCGCGTCGGGCAACCGGCTGGCGTACGGGACCCGCGCGCTGACCGAGCCGGTGCGGCTGTCCGGCACGCCGAGGGCGGACCTGGCGGTGTCGTTCGACCGGCCCGCCGCGAACGTGACGGCGGTGCTGGTGGACCGGTCGCCGGACGGGACCAGCCGGGTGATCACGCGCGGGTGGGCCGACCCGCAGAACCGGCTCGACCTGTCGGTGACCAGGCCCGTCGAGCCGGGGAAGCGGTACCGGGTCGAGGTGGAGCTCCAGGCCAACGACTACGTGGTGGCTGCGGGGCACCGGCTCGAACTGGTGCTGCTGTCCAGCGACCACGACTACACGCTCCGGCCCGCTCCGGGCGCGGGCCTGTCGGTCGACCTGACCGGGACGTCGGTGGAGCTGCCGGTGGTCGGCGGGAAGGCGGCGCTGCGCCGGGCGGCTGGCTGATCCGCTCCGGGGTTCTTCGGCGGCGGTGGCGCGGGGCGGGCAGGGTACCCGTCCCGCGCCACCGCCGTTCCGCGTTGTCCACAGCCCTCCAGTTGTCCACAGCCGCGGATTTTCTCCGCTGACCGCTCGTCCCGCGCCGGCCACAGTGGGGGCATGACAACTCCCGTCCTGCCCTCGGCGAGGATCCACGGCCCCGGCGACCTGGTGGCCGCCGTCCCGCACCTGCTGGGCTTCCACCCCGCCGACTCGGTGGTGGTCCTCGTGCTGCGCGGGGACTCCGTCGTGGTGGTCCTGCGCGCCGACCTGCCCGACGCGGCCCAGGTGCGCGACGCGGCCGACAAGCTGGTGCCCGTGGTGCGCCGGAACCCCGGCTGCTCGGTGGCCGTGCTCGTGGTCGGCGGGGGCGGCGCGGACCCGCCGGAGGTGCTGCCCCGGCCGGACGTGGTGCGGAGCCTGCTCAGGGGACTCGGCGCGCTCGGCGTGCCGCTGGCGCGCGCGGTGTGGGCGCCGGGCACCGCGGGCGGCGAGCCCTGGTTCGACTACGCCGACGTGGGCCGGACCGGCACCGCGCCGGACGCGCGCGCCACCTACCTGGCCGCGCTGTCGGCCGCCGCGGGGCACGTGACGTACGGCAGCAGGGCGGAGATGGCCGAGCTGCTGTCCCCGGACCCGCCGGAGGCGCTGGCCCGGCGCGCGGCCCTGCTGGACCGCCTCACGGCCGCGCTGGAGGGCGCAGACCCGGACGAGCTGGTGACCAGGCACCGCAGGGCGCTGCTCGTCGCGGTGGAGCGCACCCCGAGCCGGACCACGCCGCTGCCCGACGACGAGGTGGCGGAACTGGCGTTCGCGCTGGCCAGCCCGCGCGTGCGGGACCTGGCGCTGACCCTGGCGCTGGGCGCGCACGCCATGGCGGCCGAACGCCTGTGGACCGAGCTGACCAGGGCCGCCCCCGCGCCGGAGCGGGCCGAGGCCGCCGCGCTGCTGGCCTTCGCGACCTACCTCAGGGGCGAGGGCGCGCTGGCCGTGCTGGCCCTGGAACGGGCCGAGGCCGCGTGCCCCGGCCACCGCATGACCACCCTGCTCCGGGGCGCGCTGCAGGGCGCGATGCCACCGGACTACCTGCGCTCGCTCGCCGAGGAGGCCGCCCGTGCTTACCCGTCCTGACCCGAACCGCTCCCTGTCCCTGCTCCTGGCGCGCGTGCGCCGGGCGTGCTCGTGGCCCGCCCGGAGAGCGCGAGGCCCCCTCGGCGTCCGGACCGGTCGGTCCGGACGCCGAGAGGGCCTCGGTGGTGCGCGCGCGGGCTCGGTGCGCGCGGGCTCGTCACCGGCGCGCACCGGACCGTCAGAGCAGTTCCGGCCTGCGCCAGGGCTCCCCGAGGACGTGCTGCGCGAGGAACGCGAAGACCGTCTCGTACCAGACGCCCGCGTTGCCGGGCGTCAGGATCCAGTGGTTCTCGGTCGGGAAGTACAGGTACTTGGCGTCCACCCCGTGCCGCACGAGGTCGAAGTACAGCCGCTGCCCCTCGCCGATCGGGACCCGGTAGTCCTTGTCGCCGTGGATGACCAGCACCGGCGTGCGCACGTCGGCCACGTACAGGTGCGGCGAGTTCTCGGTGATCCGCTCCGGGCGCTGCAGCGGGTCGCCCATCTCGCGCATCCAGTAGTACGAGTCGTCCGTCGTGCCCGTGAACGCGTCCAGGTTCCACAGCGACGCGTGCGTCACGATCGCCTTGAACCGGTCGGTGCGGGTGGCGATCCAGTTCGCCATGTACCCGCCGAACGACCCGCCCATGGCGGCGGTCCGGGTCTCGTCGATGTCCGCCCTGGCCTCGGCGGCGTCGGTGATCGCCATCAGGTCGGTGTACGGCTTGCCGCCCCAGCTGCCCCAGCCCGCGCGGACGAAGTCCTGCCCGTAGCCCAGCGACAGCGCCGGGTCCGGCAGCAGCACCGCGTAGCCCTTGGCCGCCATCAGCCACGGGTTCCAGCGCCAGCTC encodes:
- a CDS encoding DUF4192 domain-containing protein, producing the protein MTTPVLPSARIHGPGDLVAAVPHLLGFHPADSVVVLVLRGDSVVVVLRADLPDAAQVRDAADKLVPVVRRNPGCSVAVLVVGGGGADPPEVLPRPDVVRSLLRGLGALGVPLARAVWAPGTAGGEPWFDYADVGRTGTAPDARATYLAALSAAAGHVTYGSRAEMAELLSPDPPEALARRAALLDRLTAALEGADPDELVTRHRRALLVAVERTPSRTTPLPDDEVAELAFALASPRVRDLALTLALGAHAMAAERLWTELTRAAPAPERAEAAALLAFATYLRGEGALAVLALERAEAACPGHRMTTLLRGALQGAMPPDYLRSLAEEAARAYPS
- the add gene encoding adenosine deaminase — its product is MRSFIAALPKVELHVHLVGSASPATVLSLARRHPDGPVPTDEAELLDFYEFTDFGHFIDVYGKVSDLVTTGADVRDLVLGLAREQAARNVRYTEVTVSASSHLRAGVPAAELTAALEEGRERARSEHGVELAWVFDVPGLWDGDFGLTSARYAVEHRPEGSVGFGIGGFEADAPRARFREAFAMARDAGLRSVPHAGETTGPDEVWAAVRELGAERIGHGTSAARDPELLRHLAERGIALEVCPTSNLRTGAVRSLAEHPLPALLAAGVPVALATDDPGMFHTDLNREYLLCHERFGLGRAGLADLAASAVAASFAPDALKAELVAGIDALR
- a CDS encoding family 4 glycosyl hydrolase, with translation MRLVILGGGGFRVPLVHKALVGGDLVDELVLHDVDADRLEAIRRVLVGGPRLRATTDLDEALRGADFVFSAVRVGGLAGRAADEGIARAHGVVGQETVGAGGIAYGLRTVPVARRIAERIAAVAPDAWVVNFTNPAGLITEVMAERLGERVIGICDSPVGLCNRVAKALGVTGAEFDYAGLNHLGWLQAVRVDGRDLLPGLLASDRLAGFEEGRLFGAEWLRALGMVPNEYLHYYYSTRESFGGERGAFLLRQQERFYAGEVDWETTRLERESTYMAEGRERDSVEGGGYEHVALALMNALARDERTELILNVRNGSALSAVDGDAIVEVPCAVDGRGARPKPVSQLPDHAAGLVRSVKAVDRLVAEGTRAAALKAFALHPLVDSVAVARDLLDAYARRHPELEHLR
- a CDS encoding endonuclease V, with amino-acid sequence MTPDPTAAPATTADRAAVPAPATRAQARHPADVRTAEEAIAEQERLRPLVRPTADPDLDVRLAAGLDVGYADDDRLVAAIVVVDVATMETVDTSVVRATADFPYVPGLFAFRELPSLLTALDRLATTPDLLVCDGQGLAHPRRFGLACHLGVLADLPSVGVAKTPMGHFERPGPARGASTDLLDGGEVVGRALRTRAGVKPVFVSVGHRVDLDRACAEVLRLCRDYRLPETTRRADALGRRHLR
- a CDS encoding Xaa-Pro dipeptidyl-peptidase, whose translation is MRGSWRAAGLAAVLALPLGVVPAAAAEEGPVFVDGEAQPVFSASDVVRESLWVRAPVDSDRDGLDDEVYTEVVRQRATERGLKVPVVFLPSPYYSGGNDVDNHDVDVELHVPGERGSGAPLRARTDERIAAAVGPNAAPITSTRYESYFVSRGFAVVYAESLGTGKSTGCPTSGGRNETTGMRSVVDWLNGRTSARDASGAAVSAAWSTGKTAMMGTSYNGTLPNAVAATGVRGLETIVPIAAISSWYDYYRAGGAVVAPGGYQGEDADVLAEYVHTRADRSACAPVLAELTREQDRVTGDFTPFWQERDYVKDAPLVRASVLAVHGLNDWNVKVGQVARWYEALKLNGVEHKIWLHQSGHTDPDTLRSAQWRRTLNRWFSHYLYDVDNGVEREPRSTVQREDRSWVDEAEWPAPGTAPARLNPWVGGGTKGVLRTDAMPGRPLVEELRDDAGKSVEQLVDLPASGNRLAYGTRALTEPVRLSGTPRADLAVSFDRPAANVTAVLVDRSPDGTSRVITRGWADPQNRLDLSVTRPVEPGKRYRVEVELQANDYVVAAGHRLELVLLSSDHDYTLRPAPGAGLSVDLTGTSVELPVVGGKAALRRAAG